A section of the bacterium genome encodes:
- a CDS encoding helix-turn-helix transcriptional regulator: protein MKLMFHLAERRGLLAGYLALVSLFLIVDPLLDLRGGEGLTHVLTEGVMALITLAGVLAILWDMRQERRHRWQLETRLRDARGDVAHWRSEAQGLLAGLGQAIDRQFQRWGLTPAERDVGVLLLKGLSHKQVAQVRDTSERTVRQQAREVYRKAQVGGRAELSAWFLEDLLLPESAQAHRLAEPTVPEDPGGGGHD from the coding sequence ATGAAGCTCATGTTTCACCTGGCCGAGCGCAGAGGACTGCTTGCCGGGTATCTGGCCCTGGTCAGCCTCTTCCTGATTGTGGATCCCCTGCTCGATCTGCGCGGCGGCGAAGGCCTGACCCATGTGCTGACCGAGGGGGTGATGGCGCTCATCACCCTGGCCGGCGTGTTGGCCATCCTGTGGGACATGCGGCAGGAGCGCCGCCATCGGTGGCAGCTGGAGACGCGGCTGCGCGACGCCCGCGGCGACGTGGCCCATTGGCGCAGCGAGGCCCAGGGCCTGCTCGCCGGACTGGGCCAGGCCATCGACCGCCAGTTCCAGCGTTGGGGCCTTACCCCGGCCGAACGGGATGTGGGCGTGCTGCTGCTCAAGGGCTTGAGCCACAAACAGGTGGCCCAGGTGCGGGACACGAGCGAGCGCACCGTGCGCCAGCAAGCCCGGGAGGTGTATCGCAAAGCCCAGGTGGGGGGACGGGCGGAACTGTCGGCCTGGTTCCTTGAGGATCTCCTGTTGCCGGAGTCGGCCCAGGCGCACCGGCTGGCAGAGCCGACGGTGCCGGAGGACCCGGGCGGGGGCGGCCATGACTGA
- a CDS encoding lipid-A-disaccharide synthase N-terminal domain-containing protein: MHWMFAIGWFGQGAYFGRSLLQWLRSERAGRSIVPDGFWILSILGAIALLAYATLRHDPVIILGQAVNLAIYLRNLHLASHRERPRLGPRILGLALTVLTMAHLTAMMQSLHQDHSPRMLVGWLGQFIFLTRFPLQWWSAERHAIVELPPLFWWTSLVGSILLLAYAAWRHDPVIAAGQGVGLMTYVRNISLQHRVRALASK, encoded by the coding sequence ATGCACTGGATGTTCGCCATCGGCTGGTTCGGTCAGGGTGCCTATTTCGGGCGCTCCCTCTTGCAGTGGCTGAGGTCGGAGCGGGCGGGACGCAGCATCGTGCCCGATGGTTTCTGGATACTCTCCATCCTGGGGGCCATCGCGCTTCTTGCCTACGCGACCTTGCGGCATGATCCGGTCATCATCCTCGGGCAGGCTGTCAATCTGGCCATCTACCTGCGCAACCTCCACCTGGCATCCCACAGGGAGAGGCCGCGCCTTGGTCCAAGGATCCTGGGCCTGGCCCTGACCGTCCTGACCATGGCCCACCTGACCGCGATGATGCAGTCCTTGCACCAGGACCACTCTCCCAGGATGCTGGTGGGATGGCTGGGGCAGTTCATCTTTCTAACCCGTTTTCCCCTGCAATGGTGGAGCGCCGAGCGCCATGCCATCGTCGAGCTTCCTCCCCTGTTCTGGTGGACCAGCCTGGTGGGTTCCATCCTGTTGCTTGCATACGCCGCCTGGCGTCATGACCCTGTCATTGCCGCAGGGCAGGGCGTGGGTCTTATGACCTATGTCCGGAACATCAGTCTCCAGCACCGGGTCCGCGCCCTGGCCTCCAAATGA
- a CDS encoding glycosyltransferase family 2 protein — translation MKVPEYSLIVPVYNEEASVGPLALEIEGALAGLEWECIWVDDGSTDDTRDALRDQIRREGRHRLIGLERNAGQSAALLAGIHEALGSLLGTLDGDGQNDPADLPRLIAHGRESGADMVNGRRAVRRGTWRRRLSSRIANGWRNALTGERIMDVGCSIRVFRRDCVRTLPPFRGMHRFLPTLVRLDGWRLAELEVEHRPRRQGLSKYGVGNRLWVGILDTFGVMWLKSRFATWRVATDSLSEVDLRWQSRPCRGPVGGDFASPNGMCSHEISVEWDRQGRCRPRGGQVRRAAEKGERDRQS, via the coding sequence ATGAAGGTGCCCGAATACAGCCTGATTGTTCCGGTCTACAACGAGGAGGCCAGCGTGGGGCCGCTCGCCCTGGAGATCGAAGGGGCACTGGCCGGTCTGGAATGGGAGTGCATCTGGGTGGACGACGGTTCAACGGACGACACCCGCGATGCGCTGCGCGACCAGATTCGCCGTGAGGGACGGCATCGCCTCATCGGCCTGGAGCGCAACGCCGGCCAGAGCGCCGCCCTGCTGGCGGGAATCCATGAAGCGCTGGGCTCCCTGCTGGGGACCCTGGATGGGGACGGCCAGAACGACCCCGCCGACCTGCCACGCCTCATCGCCCATGGGCGGGAGTCCGGCGCGGACATGGTCAACGGCCGTCGCGCCGTGCGCCGCGGCACCTGGCGGCGTCGCCTCTCCTCGCGCATCGCCAACGGGTGGCGCAACGCCCTGACCGGCGAGCGGATAATGGATGTAGGCTGCTCGATCCGTGTCTTTCGTCGCGACTGCGTTCGTACCTTGCCGCCCTTCCGGGGCATGCACCGCTTCCTGCCGACCCTGGTGCGACTGGACGGTTGGCGCCTGGCGGAACTGGAGGTGGAACATCGGCCCCGTCGTCAGGGCCTCTCCAAGTACGGGGTGGGCAACCGCCTGTGGGTGGGCATCCTCGACACCTTCGGCGTGATGTGGCTGAAGAGCCGATTTGCCACGTGGCGGGTCGCCACAGACAGCCTGTCGGAGGTGGACCTGCGATGGCAGTCACGCCCATGTCGAGGGCCAGTCGGTGGGGATTTCGCGTCGCCCAATGGCATGTGCTCGCACGAAATCAGCGTCGAATGGGACCGGCAGGGGCGATGTCGACCGCGAGGTGGCCAAGTCCGACGGGCTGCTGAGAAAGGGGAGCGTGACCGGCAAAGCTGA
- a CDS encoding NAD(P)-binding domain-containing protein, with translation MTGELALYLASGLLCAAVIFFYLRREERRNRVMRTRLAEAQVRGLTEPASLHPRIDPGRCVGSGACVRACPEHHVIGLVDNKAVLINASACVGHGACEASCPVEAIDLVFGTARRGVELPRVRPTYETNVPGLYIAGELGGMGLIRNAVNQGTQAATAIAASLRGQPATDPEQHDLLVVGAGPAGLAAALQAQLDGLRAVVVEQDSPGGTILHYPRRKLVMTQPMCLPGEEPLRRREIGKEELLELLAATLDRRRPTLHCGEQVVQVRAEADGFHLGTRRADGGTAVWRARRVLLAIGRRGTPRRLGVPGEEQGIVQYQLRDPEQFAGLACVVAGGGDSAIEGALRLAAAGAASVDLVHRGGSFVRARLPNQDALREAAAAGRIRVHLDSLPVRVQASGLEIAGGGATTLLPAGLVLVQIGGELPTGLLRQAGVVIDTHFGRQVRRGDAA, from the coding sequence GTGACCGGCGAACTTGCCCTCTACCTGGCCAGCGGCCTCCTCTGCGCGGCCGTCATCTTCTTCTATCTGCGGAGGGAGGAACGGCGCAACCGGGTGATGAGGACCCGCCTGGCGGAGGCCCAGGTCCGCGGCCTGACGGAGCCGGCCAGCCTCCATCCGCGCATCGATCCGGGGCGCTGTGTGGGAAGCGGCGCCTGCGTCCGGGCCTGCCCCGAGCACCACGTCATCGGGCTGGTGGACAACAAGGCCGTCCTCATCAACGCCTCCGCCTGCGTGGGCCATGGGGCCTGCGAGGCCTCCTGCCCGGTGGAGGCGATCGACCTTGTCTTCGGCACGGCGCGGCGCGGCGTGGAACTGCCCCGGGTGCGCCCCACCTACGAGACCAACGTGCCCGGCCTTTACATCGCCGGCGAGCTGGGCGGCATGGGCCTCATCCGCAACGCGGTGAATCAGGGGACGCAGGCTGCGACGGCCATCGCCGCCTCGCTGCGCGGCCAGCCCGCCACGGACCCGGAGCAGCATGATCTGCTCGTGGTGGGAGCCGGCCCGGCCGGTCTCGCCGCCGCGCTGCAGGCCCAGCTGGACGGACTGCGGGCGGTTGTGGTCGAGCAGGACTCGCCGGGCGGCACCATCCTGCACTACCCTCGCCGCAAGCTGGTGATGACCCAGCCCATGTGTTTGCCCGGCGAGGAGCCTCTGCGGCGTCGGGAGATCGGCAAGGAGGAGCTGTTGGAACTCCTCGCCGCCACGCTGGACCGACGCCGCCCGACCCTGCATTGCGGTGAGCAGGTGGTCCAGGTGCGGGCGGAGGCGGACGGCTTCCATCTGGGGACGAGGCGGGCCGACGGCGGCACGGCGGTGTGGCGCGCCCGTCGTGTGCTGCTGGCCATCGGCCGCCGGGGGACCCCTCGTCGCCTGGGCGTGCCCGGTGAGGAGCAGGGCATCGTGCAGTACCAACTGCGCGATCCGGAGCAGTTCGCCGGCCTGGCTTGCGTGGTGGCGGGCGGCGGCGACTCGGCGATCGAGGGGGCGCTACGCCTGGCGGCGGCGGGAGCGGCCTCGGTGGACCTTGTGCACCGCGGCGGATCCTTCGTGCGGGCGCGGTTGCCCAACCAGGACGCCCTGCGCGAAGCCGCCGCCGCGGGCCGGATCCGCGTCCACCTGGACTCCCTGCCGGTGCGGGTCCAGGCCTCCGGGCTGGAGATCGCCGGTGGCGGCGCGACGACGCTCCTGCCCGCGGGCCTGGTCCTTGTGCAGATCGGCGGCGAGTTGCCCACCGGGCTCCTGCGGCAGGCGGGCGTGGTCATCGACACCCACTTCGGCCGTCAGGTGCGGCGGGGGGATGCCGCGTGA
- a CDS encoding glycosyltransferase family 39 protein — translation MIRPGQHICINPASRIWLLLLFLALLAVSLNKGFWGAHGEARRAEVARETLQDGHWLVPTLLGEPFVTKPPLLYWSSAVSMGLFGVSDWAARLPALVATLGSWLAMLSLGRSYARELRKARGPGQADGDLGAVALLGLPLVIGMGLNAETEPLLLCFGLAAVAAVLRLPPRGMPRPRVVRLLPGFFLAAGFLTKGPLGWLFPLFGILAFERGLPVERRRLGRNDVLVILLLQAMLVLPWFILVMARLPEALNTWVGKSVARLADADFQVHREAWWYYLPRLAALLPALLFLDRGVWRDRIGRIPLVWLGLGLLLLSLAASKRTHYLLSLAPAAALLPVAASAAGRWARGRETLLRVLGAALPLLAAAAALVLLTRGGLEATPLVLASAALGAVASVWLWRQSGVTGLQQVAAGLLLALAAGAGGPLRAVDAYRSPRHFYQSCAELTEEPLPLINWRNDRYSTSFYLGRPVPPARSEEDLDRLAPGAAWLLCQAGDLEPLARPHRVRLRHAVHDPFLPSRVRTWLLVRLEQPVATRETDNLTGKGTTP, via the coding sequence ATGATCAGACCCGGACAACACATCTGCATCAACCCAGCTTCCCGCATCTGGCTGCTCCTGCTGTTCCTGGCCCTGCTCGCCGTCTCCCTCAACAAGGGATTCTGGGGTGCCCACGGCGAGGCCCGGCGGGCCGAGGTGGCCCGGGAGACGCTCCAGGACGGCCATTGGCTGGTGCCAACCCTGCTGGGCGAACCCTTCGTCACCAAGCCGCCTCTCCTTTACTGGAGCAGCGCCGTGTCCATGGGCTTGTTCGGCGTCTCAGACTGGGCCGCCCGGCTGCCCGCCCTTGTGGCCACCCTGGGCAGCTGGCTGGCCATGCTTAGCCTGGGGCGCTCCTATGCGCGCGAGCTTCGCAAAGCCCGTGGACCTGGTCAGGCCGATGGGGATCTGGGGGCCGTGGCGCTCCTGGGCCTGCCCCTGGTCATCGGGATGGGCCTCAACGCGGAGACAGAGCCTCTCCTGCTCTGTTTCGGCCTTGCCGCCGTCGCGGCGGTCCTGCGCTTGCCGCCCCGCGGCATGCCCCGGCCACGGGTGGTCCGTCTCCTGCCCGGCTTCTTCCTGGCGGCGGGTTTCCTGACGAAGGGGCCGCTGGGTTGGCTCTTCCCGCTCTTCGGCATCCTGGCCTTCGAGCGCGGGCTCCCTGTGGAGCGCCGACGCCTGGGCCGGAACGATGTGCTGGTGATCCTGCTCCTTCAGGCCATGCTGGTTTTGCCCTGGTTCATCCTGGTGATGGCCCGCCTGCCCGAAGCCTTGAATACGTGGGTGGGGAAAAGCGTGGCCCGCCTGGCGGATGCGGATTTCCAGGTGCATCGGGAGGCCTGGTGGTACTACTTGCCGCGGCTGGCCGCCTTGCTGCCCGCCCTGCTCTTCCTGGATCGCGGCGTGTGGCGGGACCGCATCGGACGCATCCCCCTCGTCTGGCTGGGCCTGGGCCTGCTCCTGCTCAGCCTGGCCGCCAGCAAGCGCACCCATTACCTGCTCTCCCTTGCCCCCGCCGCCGCCCTGCTCCCCGTGGCCGCCTCGGCGGCGGGACGCTGGGCGCGGGGGCGCGAAACCCTGCTGCGTGTCCTGGGCGCGGCCTTGCCTCTCCTGGCCGCGGCCGCCGCCCTGGTGCTATTGACGCGGGGTGGCCTGGAAGCCACGCCGCTGGTACTGGCTTCCGCGGCCTTGGGTGCCGTCGCCTCGGTCTGGCTCTGGCGGCAAAGTGGGGTCACCGGCCTGCAACAGGTGGCGGCAGGTCTTTTGCTGGCCTTGGCCGCGGGAGCGGGGGGGCCGCTGCGCGCCGTGGACGCCTACCGCAGTCCCCGCCACTTCTATCAGTCCTGCGCCGAACTGACGGAGGAGCCGCTCCCCCTGATCAATTGGAGAAACGATCGCTACTCCACCTCCTTCTATCTGGGCCGCCCGGTCCCGCCCGCCCGTAGCGAAGAAGATCTGGATCGCCTGGCGCCCGGCGCGGCCTGGCTGCTCTGCCAGGCCGGGGATCTGGAGCCGCTGGCCCGACCGCATCGAGTCCGGCTGCGCCACGCCGTCCACGATCCCTTTCTGCCCTCACGGGTCCGCACCTGGCTGCTGGTGCGCTTGGAGCAGCCGGTCGCCACCCGCGAAACCGACAACTTGACAGGGAAAGGGACCACGCCATGA